One Synechocystis sp. LKSZ1 genomic window, GCGAGGAGGTCGCTAGGGCGCTTCAGCACAGACCGGGCCGCCTGGGCAACTTGGTACAGACAAGTATCTCCGTTTTGATGACCATAGCAGTCGTTATAAGCCTTGAAATAATCGATATCCAACAAGATGAGGGAAAGGAAATTTTCGGTACGGGACAATCGTTTCCATTCCTGCTCCAAAACCTCATCAAAGCGACGGCGGTTGGAGACCTGGGTCAAGGCATCAGTGTGGGTCAGTTCTTCTAAGCGGGCATTGGATTGTTTGAGGCCTTGGAGGGCCTGCTCTAATTCAAGGGCCTGTTGACGGGAATTTTCCAGTAACTCGGCATGTTCAAGAGCAACGGTAAACTGGGCGGCCAGGCGCTGGATAAATTGGATTTCCGAGGCTTGCCATTGGCGATATTGTCCACACTGATGAACGCAGAGGAGGCCCCAAAGACTACCCCGTTGGAGCAAGGGCGTAATCACCTGGGCCTTAACTTGAAATTGTTTAAGAATACGGCGATGACAGCTATGGAGGTCAGCTTCATCCACATTATTGAGGACTTGGATGCGTCCTCGCTCGTAGTGAACAGCGTAACGTTCTCCAAAGCAATGATCCGTTACCGGGGCCGCCAAGACAGAATCATAGTCGGGCAGAACATTCTCGGCAACAAATTCCCCCAGATCGTAGCCAGAATTAGGCGCAAATTTAAAAATACCGACCCGGTCTGCCTGTAGAACCTTCCGACTTTCCTTCACCGTTGTCCTAAAGAGGGTCGGTAGGTCTAGGGTTTCACGAATAGACGTCACCAGGTCAAATAGAATTTTCTGCTGTTTATAAATTGTGTGGACTTCCTGGGCTTTCCGTTCTGTTTCGGTCAAGAGGTCTGACTGTTGCACTGCAAACCCGAGGTGAATGGCCAACTGTCTTAAAAATTGCACCTGAGTTTCTTGCCAAACATGGGGTTTGGAATGTTGATAGGCCGCCAGCACTCCCCAGAGTTGGTCTCGAACAAAAATAGGAGCAGTGGCATAGGCGCAGATATGAAATTGCTCAAGGATATCAAGATGGCACTGGGACAAACCCGCTTGGTACACATCTCCCACTACCAAGGTTTGATTTTGACGATACCGTCCCCCTTGATTTTCCTGGAGGTAGGAATCATTCCAAACCGTATTTTGGCCCAGTTGGTCGAAATGTTCCCAGCCTGGTTCCACAAATTCAAAATCGCTCACGAACTCTCCGCCCCAATCCTCAAAGAAACGATAGACGGCAATCCGTTCTACCTGGAGGAGTTTACAGGCTTCCTTGGTCGTCGTGCTAAAAATTGTTTCTAGATCAAGGGAAGCCCGAATCTTGCTAATGACTCGGTTGAGGGCTTGCTGTTGTTCTTCGAGAGTTTGAAACTTTTGTGCTTGATCCTGTAGTTGTCGCTGGAGCTGTTTCGGCAGTGGGATATCCCCCAGCCAACAAGTAAGGCTAACAAGGGGTTGCATTAATTGCCGCAATCCAAGTTGGAAGGAAGACACTGCTAACGTCAAGGTACGAAACGGGTTTGGAGCTTTGGTATTACCTAAGCAGACCTTTATCGCTAATTTTAACAGTCTAGGGTGTCAGGAAATTTCTAGGGAGGTGAGTTCCATT contains:
- a CDS encoding diguanylate cyclase, with protein sequence MQPLVSLTCWLGDIPLPKQLQRQLQDQAQKFQTLEEQQQALNRVISKIRASLDLETIFSTTTKEACKLLQVERIAVYRFFEDWGGEFVSDFEFVEPGWEHFDQLGQNTVWNDSYLQENQGGRYRQNQTLVVGDVYQAGLSQCHLDILEQFHICAYATAPIFVRDQLWGVLAAYQHSKPHVWQETQVQFLRQLAIHLGFAVQQSDLLTETERKAQEVHTIYKQQKILFDLVTSIRETLDLPTLFRTTVKESRKVLQADRVGIFKFAPNSGYDLGEFVAENVLPDYDSVLAAPVTDHCFGERYAVHYERGRIQVLNNVDEADLHSCHRRILKQFQVKAQVITPLLQRGSLWGLLCVHQCGQYRQWQASEIQFIQRLAAQFTVALEHAELLENSRQQALELEQALQGLKQSNARLEELTHTDALTQVSNRRRFDEVLEQEWKRLSRTENFLSLILLDIDYFKAYNDCYGHQNGDTCLYQVAQAARSVLKRPSDLLARYGGEEFAAILPDTDQAGAIQIAEEMITAIAALQIDHTGSQLSPPIISISLGIAAQIPNQSQTPSDLIAQADQALYQAKNKGRNQWAAYSPQVFVA